The Burkholderia pyrrocinia genome includes a region encoding these proteins:
- a CDS encoding helix-turn-helix domain-containing protein → MAFPVQTLTQLRPILVGFRKSAGLTQAQLAARLGVTQQSYAQLEANPSAVSIERLFKVLNTLGVRMTLDPGAHDEPAEFAEPDADADADADADAGTAARKPAASKRKPESARGVTAAKAAKARTGTTTGAARKRPAAATPGKPRVSKREDW, encoded by the coding sequence ATGGCCTTTCCTGTCCAGACCTTGACCCAGTTGCGCCCGATACTCGTCGGCTTCCGGAAATCCGCGGGGCTCACGCAGGCGCAATTGGCCGCCCGCCTGGGCGTCACGCAGCAATCCTACGCGCAGCTCGAAGCCAACCCGTCGGCGGTCAGCATCGAACGGCTCTTCAAGGTGCTGAACACGCTCGGCGTGCGTATGACGCTCGACCCGGGTGCGCACGATGAACCGGCGGAATTCGCCGAGCCCGATGCCGATGCCGATGCCGATGCCGATGCCGATGCCGGGACGGCGGCTCGCAAGCCGGCCGCGAGCAAACGCAAGCCGGAATCGGCGCGCGGCGTAACCGCCGCAAAAGCCGCAAAAGCCCGAACCGGCACCACGACCGGCGCCGCGCGGAAGCGGCCGGCGGCGGCGACACCGGGCAAGCCGCGGGTCTCGAAACGGGAGGACTGGTGA
- the ribBA gene encoding bifunctional 3,4-dihydroxy-2-butanone-4-phosphate synthase/GTP cyclohydrolase II: MTLAGTLEIVDELRAGRMVLLVDEEDRENEGDLVIAADHVTPDAINFMARFGRGLICLTLTAERCEQLRLPPMADHNGTPFGTAFTVSIEAAEGVTTGISAADRAHTIRAAVRAGARPDDLVQPGHVFPIAARPGGVLVRAGHTEAGCDFAALAGLTPASVICEVMNDDGTMARLPELKAFAAHHGLKIGTIADLIHYRREHESLVERVGERPLHTPWGRFRAIEYRDTVHGAPHLALVRGEPDAAAPVLTRVHECHSLLDLLDAEPSAHSWPLHAALQRIDAAGCGVAVLLDCDMRGDAMRMPAGNARRDGRVTGIGSQILRDIGVRRLNVLSSPFRLPALSGHDLEIMAFIPLGDDDPESARGAHANPLRVA; encoded by the coding sequence ATGACGCTCGCCGGCACGCTGGAGATCGTCGACGAGCTTCGTGCGGGCCGGATGGTCCTGCTCGTCGACGAAGAGGATCGCGAGAACGAAGGCGATCTCGTGATCGCGGCCGATCATGTGACGCCCGATGCGATCAATTTCATGGCGCGCTTCGGGCGCGGGCTGATCTGCCTGACGCTGACCGCCGAGCGCTGCGAGCAACTGCGGCTGCCGCCGATGGCCGATCACAACGGTACGCCGTTCGGCACCGCGTTCACCGTCAGCATCGAGGCGGCCGAAGGCGTGACGACCGGCATTTCGGCGGCCGATCGCGCGCATACGATCCGTGCGGCGGTTCGCGCGGGCGCCCGCCCCGACGATCTCGTGCAGCCCGGCCACGTGTTCCCGATCGCCGCGCGCCCGGGCGGCGTGCTCGTGCGCGCGGGGCACACCGAGGCCGGCTGCGATTTCGCGGCGCTCGCCGGGCTCACGCCCGCGTCGGTGATCTGCGAGGTGATGAACGACGACGGCACGATGGCGCGGTTGCCGGAGTTGAAGGCGTTCGCCGCGCATCACGGGCTGAAGATCGGCACGATAGCCGACCTGATCCACTACCGCCGCGAGCACGAATCGCTCGTCGAACGCGTCGGCGAGCGGCCGCTGCATACGCCGTGGGGACGGTTCCGTGCGATCGAGTATCGCGACACCGTGCATGGCGCGCCGCATCTCGCGCTCGTGCGCGGCGAACCCGATGCGGCGGCGCCCGTGCTGACGCGCGTGCACGAATGCCATTCGCTGCTCGACCTGCTCGACGCGGAGCCGTCCGCGCATTCGTGGCCGCTGCACGCCGCGCTGCAGCGGATCGATGCGGCCGGCTGCGGGGTCGCGGTGCTGCTCGACTGCGACATGCGCGGCGACGCGATGCGGATGCCGGCCGGCAATGCGCGTCGCGACGGACGCGTGACGGGAATCGGGTCGCAGATCCTGCGCGATATCGGCGTGCGGCGGCTGAACGTGCTGTCGAGTCCGTTCCGGCTGCCGGCGCTGTCGGGGCACGACCTGGAGATCATGGCGTTCATTCCGCTCGGGGACGACGATCCGGAAAGCGCGCGGGGCGCGCACGCGAACCCGCTTCGGGTGGCGTGA
- a CDS encoding type II toxin-antitoxin system HipA family toxin, whose product MAARARHDRLDLWMNGIPVGYWEVRRGVERLVYLPGWLDDPQGRPLSLSLPFTPGNQPHQGAIVADYFDNLLPDSEPIRRRIAQRYRLGSTAPFELLASIGRDCVGAIQMLPPGEMPVDLEAIDGVTLDDAAVADVLRHATATPLPGRAEPDGDLRLSIAGAQEKTALLRQRNRWLRPSGSTPTTHIFKLPLGRVGNMQADMRTSVENEWLCSKLVAAYGLPVAPCEIGRFDDQKALIVERFDRRLSRDGSWILRLPQEDMCQATGTPSGAKYESDGGPGIETIMGILANSADAAHDRMNFFVAQLVFWVLAAIDGHAKNFSIAHLPGNTYRSTPLYDVLSAHPIIGTRRNQLPPRRARLAMAVCGKNRHYVIGEIQPRHWIAQGRRVGLTEDDVRAAMAAVAAHTEPAIAEVAAQIPADFPADVADAIFDGMRRQSRKLGAGDPA is encoded by the coding sequence ATGGCCGCGCGTGCCCGCCACGACCGGCTCGACCTGTGGATGAACGGCATTCCGGTCGGCTACTGGGAAGTCCGGCGCGGCGTCGAGCGCCTCGTCTACCTGCCGGGCTGGCTCGACGATCCCCAGGGGCGGCCGCTGTCGCTGTCGCTGCCCTTCACGCCCGGCAACCAGCCGCACCAGGGCGCGATCGTCGCCGACTACTTCGACAACCTGCTGCCGGACAGCGAGCCGATCCGCCGCCGCATCGCGCAGCGTTACCGGCTCGGGTCGACGGCGCCGTTCGAACTGCTCGCGTCGATCGGCCGCGATTGCGTCGGCGCGATCCAGATGCTGCCGCCCGGCGAGATGCCCGTCGACCTCGAGGCGATCGACGGCGTGACGCTCGACGACGCAGCCGTCGCCGACGTGCTGCGCCACGCCACTGCCACGCCGCTGCCCGGCCGCGCGGAGCCGGACGGCGACCTGCGCCTGTCGATCGCCGGCGCGCAGGAAAAGACCGCATTGCTGCGTCAACGGAACCGCTGGTTGCGGCCGTCGGGCAGCACGCCGACGACGCACATCTTCAAGCTGCCGCTCGGGCGCGTCGGGAACATGCAGGCCGACATGCGGACGTCCGTCGAAAACGAATGGCTGTGCTCGAAGCTCGTCGCTGCGTACGGCTTGCCGGTCGCGCCGTGCGAGATCGGCCGGTTCGACGACCAGAAGGCGCTGATCGTCGAGCGCTTCGACCGGCGTCTTTCCCGCGACGGCTCGTGGATCCTGCGGCTGCCGCAGGAGGACATGTGCCAGGCGACCGGCACGCCGTCGGGCGCGAAATACGAATCCGACGGCGGCCCCGGCATCGAGACGATCATGGGCATCCTCGCGAATTCGGCCGATGCCGCGCACGACCGGATGAATTTCTTCGTCGCGCAGCTCGTGTTCTGGGTGCTGGCGGCGATCGACGGCCATGCGAAGAACTTCAGCATCGCGCACCTGCCCGGCAACACGTACCGCAGCACGCCGCTGTACGACGTACTGTCCGCGCATCCGATCATCGGCACGCGCCGCAACCAGCTTCCGCCGCGCCGTGCGCGGCTCGCGATGGCCGTGTGCGGGAAGAACCGGCACTACGTGATCGGCGAGATCCAGCCGCGCCACTGGATCGCGCAGGGCCGGCGCGTCGGCCTGACCGAAGACGACGTGCGCGCCGCGATGGCGGCTGTCGCCGCGCACACGGAACCCGCGATTGCCGAAGTCGCAGCGCAGATCCCGGCGGATTTTCCGGCGGACGTTGCGGACGCGATCTTCGACGGCATGCGGCGCCAGAGCCGCAAGCTCGGGGCGGGTGATCCTGCGTGA